GACCACTCGAGCGACCAGGAAGATGGAAAAGACGGTTTTACGATCCAAAATCgtagaataagaaaaaagaaaaagaagtcaaAAGGCAAGGACTCCACGCAGAACGTCGAGACCACCGAGAACGTCACCGAAGCCACCCAGGAAGTCGAGGAttcccagaacatcgaggccacccAGGAAGTCGAGGACATGGACGAAGACGTCCCAGGCGCCGAAGGCGGGGGCACTACCAAACGTCAGCGGGTTGAAGAGGATGCCGCCAGCGAAGACGAGCTGACAAGGGCCAACGAAGAAATCAACCGACTCAGAACCCTGATGAAAGAATTTGCAGCAAACGTagatgcaaacaacaaaaaatatgaagagGTGATCGCACAACAGAAGGCAGAGATCAAAGAGCTGAATACGGAGATTCGACGAATGAGCGAAAAGATGGATGCCAGATTCGACGAGTTGATAGCTCTCCAGAAACAACTCGCAAAGAAACCGGAGAAGAAAAACCCCGAAAAGACGGACAAAAAACCACCAGTAGAGCAGCCTGCCACCAAAAAGATGACCACCGAGCAGACTCGACCACCCAGCCAGAAGGCTACCACCTCGACGAAGGAGGCGTCCacccaacagaggaaaaagagaaAGGAAGAGTTTCCACCCCTGGTGACACTAACCGACGAGGAAGACGCCACATGGACGTCCAACCAAGAAAAAGCCATGAAACTAGCTCCCCAGGTACAGCTACCCCTCCCCGAAGAACCAGTGCCATCCACGAGCACAGATAGGGACGCGCTTGCCGCTTCCAGTCAAACTGATACAGTGTCAATGGAAACAAACCAAAACGAAGAAGACGCCGAAGAAGCCGTGTTACCTGAAAACCAGGTAACACCATACAGAAAACCGCCTGTAATTAAGTTACAGAGTGTCAGCGAGACAGGGGCTATTCTTACCATAGCCCAGGGCAAAGGCATCATCACCACAAACAAAATCTCCAGAAGTGGCAGAGAGACGCTCATCCAGGCTAAAAGCCCGGATGACTACAGAAAGATGACAAGGATAGTGGAGGAATATGCAGAAGCATACGCCgccaaagagaaaaagaggctacaatggatagcctttccactcgacgaagacaggaaaccaaaattagtgttacgaggattgcccacgaataccaccgagaaggcaatccaagaagacatggcaaaccaatatggaataacctgccacacagcacgtaacatgtctacgagagtagggaaaaggaggccactacccatgtttgtcatgacactggatcaggaagacgtggaaaaagcaaagcgggtaacgaacctgtgccacatgaaagttgtggtagaggacctacacaaggcagcaggaccgacgcagtgcttcaactgccaagGGTACCATCACGCCCAGAACTCGTGTCACAAGGACCCGAGATGTGTGAAGTGCGGCGAAGAACACCACTCAAAGCAGTGCCAGAGAGCCAGAGAAGTCAAGGCAACGTGTGCCAACTGCAATGGAAGCCACCCAGCCAACTACAGAGGATGTCCTAGGTGCCCAACCTGGGGGAGGCCTCCACCACAGAGGTCACAACAGCGACCACCACCAAACCGGAGACAGCAGGCAACCGGGGTATCCTACGCGCAAGCCACGCAGGGAGACCAACCAGCGCAGAACAACACACCGTCCAACCGACCAACCCTCCCAGATGAAGAGTACCTAGTCAGGATGGTCACAAACATCGTGACTAAGGTAGTCCAAGAGGTGATACTCAGCACCAGGCAGGCACAGAACTAATGGCAGagaggggatacttgaggataggctcctggaacccgggcggcataaccacaaatcagaacatactagatgaactcgccaacagatacgagatggacatcgtagcaattcaggaaacaaaactgaccaacaacttcaacctaaagtttcctggatacgacgtatataggaacgacctcactagaagatcaggaggaacggccatcctcgtaaagaagggtattagacacaccagttacactactccaccactggtcaacatggaagccacaacaatagaagttaacatgaggcaaggcgcaataaggattacatcagcctacgtaagaccacaagaccctttaatggacgatgacctagatgcgttcctaaacatcgccgaaccatcgatcataataggagacctgaatgcaagatcccccaactggaacgacagagctacgaacaggaatggacgactactaaacagatacatagaaaacaacgaagacacaatggcaatgggcccagaagaacctacccactacccaggaaacgcacttccgacacacatcgacttagttgtagccaaaaacctaggactgcaatcagaattaatcacgctggacgaaggatcaactgaccaccaccccatcctattagaaatcggaacatgggaagagacaaacccgccaaaaagaacaaaaaagaaaataaagtggactaactacaaaaggttagtaagtgaaggaataaacatagtgccagtaataaacaatccagaagaaatagaaggaaaagtcctagagttcgaaaatatcatccaagaggcaattagaaacagcacaacagaggaagatgtcgagatattcatgggaaggttcaaagacataccacaagaaacacaagagttgataagggaaaaaaatagagcaaagaaaacagcaaaaagaacaagaaacagagtagataaatcctgggcaaatattttaaatagggaggtccaaacggccctaaaactccaccgtagcgaaaaatgggacaactttgtacaagagatggaagaacaagactcaaacatgagaaatgtctggaagctccagaaaatgttgagaagcgacaggaaacccatccccccactacatggaagatacggcatggtatacaccatagaagATAAAGCAGAGGCAATGAGGACTACACTCGAAGATGAATGCAGACTGAACTTCCACCAAGAtgaagacgacgacttcctggaagaagtcgaagaacaagaagaaggaccagaagacccagaggacttcatccccccaacatcaccggaagaaatcaatgaacatatcaaaaatagttcaccgagaaaagcgcctggcctcgacgaaataaccaacagagccctaaaatatttgcccagaaaagctatagtgtatttcacaaatattataaacgcaatattaagattcaagacattcccaaacagatggaaagaggcccgtgtcatcatgattccaaaacctggcaagaatcacacattcccacagaactacaggccaatcagcttacttccagcgatcagcaagatagtggaaagagtcatcctcagcagactgcaagcggaaacaacccgactaaatatcatcccagaggctcaattcggatttagagcagagcactccagcgaactacaagtcctcaggctaaccgagtacatagcagccggtttcaatgataagcagtacactggagcagcgttcctggatgtaagcaaggcattcgacagagtctggcacaaggggctcctattcaaaatgcgggattacgggtacagcggagcgatgacgaggctaatctcgtcgtacttgggcggccggaggttcaggattcggataggacaagtcctgtccgaactcggaatcccggaggctggagtaccacagggagcggtcttgtcacccctgctgtacacgatatacaccgcagatgtacctagaacaccaggtaccctcatgagcctctacgccgacgatacagcaatagcggccaagcatagaaacgcagatatagcagtgaccaacctacaaactgcactagaagaaattgaagcatggtgtatcaaatggaagatagccataaattcagagaaaacacaagcggttctatacaagaaagggagacagcagccagaggaacaattgagggtgcagaacaggcccatcgagtggaaaaacgaagccaaatacctaggagtcattatggataaaggattaaccttccaaaaacacgtagaagccacagtccagaaggccaacatagcaagagcgaatctaagaggactcacaggcagaaaaagtaaactaacactcaaaacaaggttaagattgataaatagtataatcctaccggtattaacttatgcgtctctcgcatggggacacgtatgtaatacacacaagaagaagatccaagcagtccataacaacagcttgagggaggccgtcagagtcccaagatatgtagctgaaagattcctgttcagagaactccaacaggtgagagtcacagaaaccatgacagacaaggcaagggtcaaattcgcagaattagaacatcacccaaattacatactgcgagagacgctaagatacgacgagttccaccgatggaagcacagacgcccgaaacaacaaattataggataaactaaaagtgataagtgatagtagtgtgttcgtagctcgaaacaagtgccgaagatagcgttacccacgaagtccaagtaccacgaccacctccaaggtaagcaaatattagaaaattagaagggccttaagcccccaaaaaaattcatataaaataaaaaaatggcgaaagcccccaaaaaaattaaaaaaaccaaaaacacaaaaaaattagagcatcgagtcatcgggcggggcccagcagggcccaacagggctcagtggggctcggcacgatgactcggggcccaagcaagcaatttttagtaccgcggataagttattcagaagataaaggcatagagcgcatcacgctgggcctagttttttgcattcgagTAGGATACCAcagtggaatcttattacccagggttccattgtgaagagcatttggctacgatagttgtgcccccatcgcgcatcagcgtgctatgggggggaaagggatggcctggggcattggagcgaggtggggtgatccctgtataactcgggtcaaaacacctcgccccaatgacttgttacacccgaatgtactccttcgagagggtgaacaaatcccacaggtcgggttaaatcaaattgcttgcttgcttgcttgcttgtgACTATGTTagactttttgtttttttgaaaacaaaaattggttataagacatgtctgttcaaaatttgtatacactcgtgattagtgactcgtttacaGTTTAAGTGAATCTTACatatattataaacaatattttttgtcaAGCGGTAACCATTAATATCTTTTTGGATGCTAACTAGAAGgggattttcacgatttttttaccaaccaaaaaaaggtaccaacattattttgatcgaaatttatttacttttgatgttagaaaattaaaaaaaaaacaatatactATTAGaaaagtaaattaatattaatcctattgtttttcatactgacatgactgatcacgATCATTTTACGccagccgtttttataaataataaaacccaaaaattttctacatccaaatctccagtcataattaaaaactttaatatcgGAAAAGTAATACAGCTTTTAGAAAATGGACGTtgtaattaaatttatatcagcaaaatagattctcaaattgcatatgatacatttataaataatttaaataattacatacaaacctctagggagataaaacgcttaaataaaaaaaaatataaaaaaaaaccttgGATAACGGTGTTGTTGATATCTTTTATCTTTTATCagacgagattttcttaaaaagaaattagtcTCTATAATATATAGGGTTTTGTTGTTGTTACCACTATtgtctatatttagaatttaatttcaatttttaagaattacctaCCTATATAAAAGTACAGGCTGAATGATGACGGTTCTATAAATACGAGTATCGAGCCTATtgtattgggattatttttatgacccaatataaaacttgcaatgcatatttgcaactttgtagtttacctacCTTCATCTTATTCATGAATCttgctaatataaaaaatatatgtgtTTGAGTTATCACGTGTAGGCAGGCCCTGGCGGTTAGAGGTGTTGAAATATGGCTGCTTTGGAAAGCAGGTAAAACTAATGAGGAACCTTACAACAGTATTGTACACTgtatttcaataaattttgttttcaaattttttgagaaataagaattcttcgtttttatttataagtatctacacaaaaattaaaatctattaagcaATTACATTTCCTATGTGTGTACTTGTGCAAAatgataataatttaataaataataataattccaccataacaatcctaccagcagataaaggaaatgcaactgtaataatggataaaatacaatatgaggacaaaattacagatctaattacaaatggaccttataccaaattaacgaaggatccaacgaagacactggaaaacaaaatttataaaactttattcaaatttaaaaaagatctaacgtactatcaaagaaaattaatgacacctcattacagtaagacaccacatttttatggagtaccgaaaattcataaagcgaatattccacttagacccatttgtagtaccatcaattctccttgtagtgagctctcaaaatttttattaaatattataaaaccatttgcatataataatgacacatttataaaaaatacacaacattttttaaacaaattaacaaatattgaatttaatccaaataatattttagtaagttttgacataaacagtttatttacaaatgtgccattagataaaactttaaacataattaaaacgaagttagaaaatgataatacattgacaactaggacaaaactaaatgtatcagctataatggagttattgacattatgtactaataatacctattttcaactaaataatgaattctataaacaaaattttggtctagcaatgggctctcctttatctccattattggctaatatatttatggaggatttcgaaactaatatcatttctaaacaaaatttaaaacccacagtatggtggagatatgtagatgatgtgttttcaatatggcctcatagatcagaattgttggatacattcctgaatattataaacgatcaagaagagacaataaaatttacaatggaaaaggaataacactttgcctttcctcgatgttttagtctcaaagaaggatactggatatgagactcaagtgtatagaaaaccaacacacaccaacagatatctcaattacaaatcaaatcacaacatcaacgttaaaaagggaatcattaaatccttatatgatagagccaaaattacttgttctaacgaaaattcatttttagaagaaaaacaattgttaacatctgttttattaaaaaatgattatcctttatcgtttataaataaggaattgacaagattagatcgaatggaacagaacaacttagaacgggatcctacaacattcacaagaaataatacgaggaaaataacaataccatatataaaaggactatccgagaaacttaaaacgataggaaataaattcaacatttcaacaacattcaaaacaacaaacacattgagatctattctatctaaaactaaacctaacaatgaacaagaaagaacaaagaattgcatttatagaataccttgtgaatgcgaacaattttatttaggtgaaacatcaagaccattaaacgttagaataagtgaacatcagtcttatattaaaaacagagaatttgatagatctcagatatgtcaacacgcatgggataatgaacatagagttcagtggagagattcaagtatagtcctgaaagaatcagatagtaaaaagagaaaaatcaaagaagcggttctaattatgctaaatgaaacca
The window above is part of the Diabrotica virgifera virgifera chromosome 2, PGI_DIABVI_V3a genome. Proteins encoded here:
- the LOC126880742 gene encoding uncharacterized protein LOC126880742 yields the protein MTRVRSRSPPRSKALSPPRYADSKESLLLQHPEESSDDHSSDQEDGKDGFTIQNRRIRKKKKKSKGKDSTQNVETTENVTEATQEVEDSQNIEATQEVEDMDEDVPGAEGGGTTKRQRVEEDAASEDELTRANEEINRLRTLMKEFAANVDANNKKYEEVIAQQKAEIKELNTEIRRMSEKMDARFDELIALQKQLAKKPEKKNPEKTDKKPPVLVMIGTMFKLFNVDSINLFNTEKD